In Candidatus Nitrosotalea sinensis, one DNA window encodes the following:
- the aspS gene encoding aspartate--tRNA(Asn) ligase yields MIGTELGDWRRTTYSDQLDPSMDGKQVTVMGWISSVRDHGNLVFILLNDKQGQMQITAKAGVCPDDIKETLVKLKEQSTIAVKGTVKPSPKAPKGVEIAPTELRVFSQVEKIAPFTWQTKTVPNIDTRLELRAVDLRRNILQHVFKMRSLVLKSIRDYLYEKQFLEVNTPKMIATATEGGAALFPIFYYNKEAFLAQSPQLYKEQLTLSFEKVFEIAPIFRAEASRTNRHLSEAISIDLEEAFSDYNDIMGHIENIIKRSITTVKEYCEKTKSTDYKIPEIPDKIPQYTYTELVEKMQNAGAKTKWGDDLYPSQLKKINLTGFYFIKDWPLAPKPFYVKAKSDNDKTSESFDLMFGDLELSSGSTRIEKRNELEERMKNKGFKLDAFDYHLRVFDYGVPPHAGCGIGLERLMMALTGTENIRDATFYPRDVDRLTP; encoded by the coding sequence ATGATAGGCACAGAACTTGGAGACTGGCGCAGAACAACATATTCTGACCAGCTGGACCCATCCATGGACGGAAAACAAGTAACTGTCATGGGGTGGATCTCAAGTGTTCGAGACCATGGAAACCTAGTATTCATACTGTTAAACGACAAGCAAGGCCAGATGCAAATTACTGCAAAAGCAGGAGTCTGCCCTGACGATATCAAAGAAACTCTAGTCAAGCTAAAAGAGCAATCAACAATTGCAGTCAAGGGTACCGTAAAACCATCACCCAAGGCACCAAAAGGAGTAGAGATTGCACCTACAGAGCTACGGGTATTCTCACAAGTTGAAAAAATTGCCCCATTTACATGGCAGACAAAAACAGTACCAAATATTGATACAAGACTAGAGCTTCGTGCAGTAGACCTTCGACGAAACATACTGCAACACGTATTCAAGATGCGAAGCCTGGTGCTAAAATCAATTCGAGATTATCTATATGAAAAACAATTCCTTGAAGTAAACACACCAAAGATGATTGCAACTGCAACAGAAGGAGGTGCAGCCTTGTTTCCAATATTTTACTATAACAAGGAGGCATTTCTTGCACAAAGCCCCCAGTTGTACAAGGAACAGCTCACACTGTCATTTGAAAAAGTATTTGAGATTGCACCAATATTTCGTGCAGAAGCATCAAGAACTAACAGACATCTCTCAGAGGCAATCTCAATAGACCTTGAAGAAGCATTCTCAGATTACAATGATATCATGGGACACATTGAAAATATCATCAAAAGATCAATTACTACAGTAAAAGAATATTGTGAGAAGACGAAAAGTACTGATTACAAGATACCTGAAATTCCTGACAAGATACCGCAATACACCTATACTGAACTTGTAGAAAAAATGCAAAATGCGGGAGCCAAGACAAAGTGGGGAGACGACCTGTATCCGTCACAGCTCAAAAAAATAAACCTCACAGGATTTTACTTTATCAAGGACTGGCCTTTGGCACCAAAACCATTTTATGTCAAAGCAAAAAGCGACAATGACAAGACATCAGAATCATTTGACTTGATGTTTGGCGACCTGGAGCTATCATCAGGCAGTACAAGAATTGAAAAAAGAAACGAACTTGAAGAGAGGATGAAGAACAAGGGATTCAAGCTTGATGCATTTGATTATCACTTGAGAGTATTTGATTATGGGGTTCCTCCTCACGCAGGATGTGGAATAGGACTGGAAAGACTGATGATGGCACTTACAGGCACTGAGAACATTCGTGACGCAACATTCTACCCACGAGATGTGGACAGACTGACACCATAG
- the gatA gene encoding Asp-tRNA(Asn)/Glu-tRNA(Gln) amidotransferase subunit GatA, producing MNLGISATEFVSQAKDGTISVEEFVAKTLDRISQVESKVHAFISVDNTGALAKAKEIDKKIKAKEKTGILFGMPIAIKDNICTAGLKTTCASKILENFVSPYDATVISRLKSQDAIIIGKANLDEFAMGSTTEHSYFGPSKNPWNTDYVPGGSSGGSGVAVSAKECLASLGSDTGGSVRSPASFCSVVGLKPTYGLISRYGLVSYSNSIEQVGPMARTVEDIGLVLNIISGHDPHDDTTVNNPPVDYVKDIKTGISGKKIGIISQMIGQGVDKQVESATKRAISKLESLGAQCIPISLDAIQHSVAAYYTIASAEASSNLARYDNLRYGFDFGTEGYEFKAYVAKVRSNFGPEVTRRMLLGAFVLSAGYYGKYYLKAQKVRAMIKSQLDHAFKQVDFLISPTMPILPFKIGEKIDDPLKMYLTDINTITANLSGIPAISVPFEISTEGLPIGMQLFANSFEEKKLLQAAYALQQTVTLPEVPL from the coding sequence ATGAATCTAGGAATCTCTGCCACAGAATTTGTATCGCAAGCCAAAGATGGCACTATATCAGTAGAAGAATTTGTAGCAAAGACACTAGACAGAATATCTCAAGTTGAAAGCAAAGTTCACGCATTTATCTCAGTAGACAATACGGGTGCTCTAGCAAAAGCAAAAGAGATTGACAAAAAAATCAAAGCCAAAGAAAAAACAGGAATTCTTTTTGGAATGCCAATTGCAATCAAGGATAACATCTGTACTGCAGGACTCAAAACAACATGTGCATCAAAGATTCTTGAAAATTTTGTCTCACCCTATGATGCTACAGTAATATCTAGACTCAAATCACAAGATGCCATAATAATTGGCAAGGCAAATCTTGACGAGTTTGCAATGGGCTCGACAACAGAGCATAGCTATTTTGGCCCAAGCAAAAACCCATGGAATACAGATTATGTACCGGGAGGATCATCAGGCGGAAGCGGAGTAGCTGTTAGTGCCAAAGAATGTCTTGCATCACTTGGCTCTGACACTGGAGGCTCTGTTAGAAGTCCTGCAAGTTTCTGCTCTGTTGTAGGATTAAAGCCAACATATGGATTAATCAGCAGATATGGACTGGTATCATACTCTAACAGCATAGAGCAGGTAGGTCCAATGGCAAGAACTGTGGAAGATATAGGTCTTGTACTAAATATAATATCAGGACATGACCCACATGATGATACCACAGTAAACAATCCTCCTGTTGACTATGTCAAGGACATCAAAACAGGAATATCTGGCAAAAAAATTGGAATAATATCTCAAATGATAGGCCAAGGAGTAGACAAGCAAGTCGAGTCTGCCACAAAAAGAGCAATCTCAAAACTAGAAAGCCTAGGCGCACAATGTATCCCAATATCACTTGATGCCATACAGCATTCTGTTGCAGCATATTATACAATAGCATCAGCAGAGGCAAGCAGCAACCTTGCAAGATATGACAACCTAAGATACGGATTTGATTTTGGAACTGAAGGATACGAGTTCAAGGCGTATGTTGCAAAGGTGCGAAGTAATTTCGGACCCGAAGTGACACGAAGAATGCTTCTTGGGGCATTTGTGTTATCTGCGGGATATTATGGAAAATACTATCTCAAGGCCCAAAAGGTTAGAGCAATGATAAAGTCACAACTAGACCATGCATTCAAGCAAGTTGATTTTCTAATATCACCCACCATGCCTATACTGCCATTTAAAATCGGAGAAAAAATTGACGATCCTCTCAAGATGTACCTTACTGATATCAATACCATCACCGCAAACCTGTCAGGAATCCCTGCAATTTCAGTACCATTTGAGATATCAACAGAAGGCCTTCCAATTGGGATGCAGTTGTTTGCAAATTCATTTGAAGAAAAAAAACTTCTCCAAGCAGCATATGCGTTACAACAAACAGTCACACTTCCGGAGGTACCTCTATGA
- the gatB gene encoding Asp-tRNA(Asn)/Glu-tRNA(Gln) amidotransferase subunit GatB: protein MTRIGLEIHCQLTKLESKLFCSCKAEYRNLEPNTNICPVCVGLPGSLPMLNKKAVEKAAMISLALGCKIPEQIGFFRKNYFYPDLPKNFQITQYNAYGPTSIGSDGKIEIEGKQIRIRRIQLEEDPGRLVYEGKSMLTLVDYNRAGTPLVEIVTEPDFETPKQVRVFLNVLADLVENIGVGDPYLEGAMRVDGNISEGDGNRVEIKNVGSFRDIEKALHFEITRQQSLVERGIEVAAETRHWDEARRITVSSRSKEEEQDYRYLPESDIPIVNIKSQTVNKIKDQMPESIVAKRERYITKYGIPAQVADVLSSDRFYSDLFDKSHNEKNAKEVSNIITTDLMGFADTREKKLELKISPQHISDLADAITTNKITRNSGKLALQEMVKTGKSLADVISSLDLGHVSDVGSIEKIIDEVFKEEEKAVAEARQNPATINYLVGKVMRKTKGKADPTTTLEILRKKLSS, encoded by the coding sequence ATGACACGAATTGGATTAGAGATTCACTGCCAACTGACAAAGCTTGAAAGCAAATTATTCTGCTCATGCAAGGCAGAATATAGAAACCTTGAACCAAACACCAACATCTGTCCAGTATGTGTCGGATTGCCAGGCTCACTTCCAATGCTAAACAAAAAGGCAGTTGAAAAAGCAGCAATGATATCACTTGCCCTGGGGTGCAAGATTCCAGAGCAGATTGGATTTTTCAGAAAGAACTATTTCTATCCTGACTTGCCAAAGAATTTCCAAATTACCCAGTACAATGCATACGGACCCACAAGCATCGGCTCTGACGGAAAAATCGAGATTGAAGGAAAGCAAATCAGAATCAGGAGAATCCAGTTAGAAGAAGACCCTGGAAGGCTAGTCTATGAAGGAAAATCAATGCTTACACTTGTTGATTACAACAGGGCGGGAACCCCTCTTGTAGAAATTGTAACAGAGCCAGACTTTGAGACACCCAAACAGGTACGTGTATTCTTGAATGTCTTGGCAGATTTGGTTGAAAATATAGGGGTTGGAGACCCATACCTTGAGGGTGCAATGAGAGTTGACGGCAACATTTCAGAAGGTGACGGAAATAGAGTTGAAATCAAAAACGTAGGCTCATTCAGAGATATTGAAAAAGCATTACACTTTGAAATCACGCGACAGCAAAGCCTTGTTGAAAGGGGAATCGAAGTTGCAGCAGAGACAAGACACTGGGACGAAGCAAGAAGAATCACAGTATCATCAAGGTCAAAAGAAGAAGAGCAAGATTACAGATATCTTCCCGAGTCTGATATTCCAATTGTAAACATCAAGAGCCAGACTGTAAATAAAATCAAGGACCAGATGCCTGAAAGTATAGTTGCAAAACGAGAAAGATACATCACAAAATATGGAATTCCTGCACAGGTAGCAGACGTATTATCCTCTGACAGATTCTATTCTGACCTGTTTGACAAATCTCATAATGAAAAAAATGCCAAAGAAGTATCAAATATTATAACAACAGACCTGATGGGATTTGCAGACACCAGAGAGAAAAAATTAGAGCTCAAGATATCACCACAACACATCTCTGATCTTGCAGATGCAATAACTACAAACAAGATAACACGAAATTCTGGCAAGCTAGCACTACAAGAAATGGTAAAGACCGGAAAATCACTTGCAGATGTGATATCAAGTCTGGACTTGGGACATGTAAGTGATGTAGGTTCTATAGAAAAAATAATCGACGAGGTATTCAAAGAGGAAGAAAAGGCAGTAGCAGAAGCAAGACAAAACCCTGC